TTTGTCTTGAAAGAGCTCTCCCCTGTCCAATAAGGGAACATGAAATTAATACCGAACCACGGCCTCATATAATAAAGCCCCCATATTCTCGCAGATATCGGCTGTGAACTCATCAGAGATCATTGTTGCGGAATCTGGAACGTTTCCATTGAATCACGGCAAGGATAGAGGATATTTTCTCTTCAAATTATAAATGAACGAAACTTTAATTAatgcattaattaattaatctaagcaaaacaattttgttaaaatattttttttgaaaattgtaatttgtcatgtgttttataaaataaaataaaataatgtaaatggaaacatattaacgcccgtattcacaaacaatgctatGAGGCCTGCACTGCGTGGACGTACAGGTTGCACACGAACCTATCACAGaactttattcaacgctgtgcgttcgatataCTGAATACGGGCGATTGTGAAAGTCACCGAAAACACCAAGATGTGGGTAGCCGATCGTGTTGTGGAAATCCATAGGAGAGCTCTTTGCCCAGCAGTGAAACGAATGAAATAACGTGTGAAATTAAAACTGCGTTTTCACCAGTAGCTATATCTACATATctatatacaccgtgttactttgcattcttgccatattcacagagataaaagtagggaacaatacctattatttgagataaacaagagactcccataaagaaagtacactaagattttagtaaatttgatttttcagtgcaaattggaataaaccaattttgtctcgcacgttctacaggtgcaagtggaataaacctagtgggcgtggcctacttcttaataatctgttgttttatggctctgggtaccagcctttttatccagtcgtaataattattttaaaatactcttcagttgatttcagattttcctttctactttacggacttaggaccgtcaaaaatacgtaataattattagggttttaattaatttataacattgtaccctatttttacaaattaataaattaagtatgaaatgaaatcaccttattcacaattaattatttattgataagttcctacttacaaagtttacgtactgcgaagcaagtgttcaaagtgtcctccgttctgatgaaggcacagtctagcacggcgaagcgtaggtttttcgctttagttttcgcaacacataaacgttttgtctcacagtttcactaaaacaatcctttcatgtaacgcgtttaacactgtttatctcttctgcgcataccagtcgtttcaagtcactccaaaaatccattggtgtcaggtccgaggatcgtggtggccaagctactggacccctcgtccaatccactgttcaccaaacgtattattcgcgcacttgacgtccttattgtgggggagcaccatcctgctggtataatagtagagcatttggtgtaacgctaagggtacgtgtTATTGTGTTGACGCCTAAGTgtgtttttattagattttcgAATTAGAGCAAATAAAAAAGGACTGTATTTCAATGAATGTTTTAATGGCGACAAGCATAGATTAAAGAGCTACCACAGACatctctttttttctttttttttgccaaAGATAATAATAGCATGAACATTCCGCCCACCAAGAACTTAGTTCTTAAATAACActttaaacttaaatatttaaatgcttAATATATCAAATTTTACATAATAAGTTTGTcttaatgtacctacttgatACATTTAGCACTGCTATAGGAACATATGTATGCTGTGAATAGatactaataacttaataaTGAACTTAAGTAGGTTTTACAAATATGTAGTTACACAAAACTAAACCGTTAACCAGCATGAACAAAACCTATTTAGTAATTAAACAGAGCTTACTTACTGGACGCTTGAATATACCAGATTTACATTTGACAGATACAACTCTTGTAATGTTATCAGAACCAGGatgtttttgtataattttacctAATAGCCATTTAGCAGGCGGCATATTATCTTCCTTTAAGATTACAATATTACCTATTTCAGGTTCTTTATTTTGTGAATTCCACTTATATCTCTGATTAAGATTACCCAAATACTCTCTATACCACCTATTCCAGAAATGATTAACAATTCTTTGAGTCATCCTCCATCTATCTAAACCCTTATAATTACCATCGACTTCTTGATcaacaatatttattaatggtTCGCCTATGAGAAAGTGGCCTGGTGTCAAAGGCAGGGGATCGTTAGGGTCATCACTAATTAAGCTTATGGGACGCGAATTTAGACAAGCCTCCACCTGTGCCAGGACCGTTGCCAGCTCTTCGTAGGTAAGTGTAGTGTTTCCAAGCATTTTACGCAGATGTGTTTTAGTGCTACGCACGCCCGCTTCCCACAACCCTCCAAAATTGGGTGAGTGCGGAGGTATAAAATGCCAATTTGTGCGCTCTAACACAAGCAGTTTTGCTATCTCTTCAGGAAGTGATGATTTGGCATTATTGAACATATCTTGTATTTCCTTGTCGGCGCCAACAAAATTAGTGCCGTTATCACTCCATAAGTCTTGACAATGGCCACGTCGTGCTGTGAAACGCCGAAAGGCCGCAATGAATGCCTTTGCGGTCAAGTCAGTGACGGCTTCCAAGTGTATGGCTTTAGTAGCCATGCACACAAAAAGACATCCATAGCCTTTATAGGATTTGGCTCCTCTACCTGGTGAAAATCTTATTTGTATTGGCCCAAAATAATCTACTCCTGTAGATTTAAAGGGTTTACTCGGTTTTAATCTTGACTCTGGAAGAAGACCCATCAATGGAGTGTTCTTCCTTGATGTATATCTCAAACAAGTCACACATTCTCTAAAGGTCTTTTTGACACGCTCTTTGGCTTGTATGATCCAGAACTTAGACCTTAAGAAATTAAGCGTAGCTTGCGGACCTCCGTGAGCAGTCTGATGATGCGCATCAACAATTAAAAGCTTGGTAAAATGACTTTTAGCAGGCATAATCATTGGATGTCGCGTATCATAACTTGCGTCTGAATGTGAGATGCGACCTGACACTCTTAAAATTCCCTTTTCATCCAAGAAAGGACATAAAGTGCGCAAAGGACTTTTCTTAGGTACACATCCTTTAGCTTTCAGGTGTTTTATTTCACTCTCAAATTCTATCTGTTGGACTTGTTTAACGCAGATCAATAATGTCTCTCTAAGTTCGTCAACTGTTATAAATTTCGGTAAGTTTAATCTCTCATCTCTTGGTATCTTAACTCTTCTACAGTATGACAGGACCTTTAGTAACCTCGATAAAGAAGAAAATCTCGACCAGATAAAGTcttcttcaatgttggttgaaACAGTTAGAGCCTTAACTTTCTCTTCCTCGTGCGTGTCTTCAACTGATGTAGTATTCGTCTCAAGTTTACTCTTCGACAACCACTGCGGGCCCTGCCACCATAAAGGATGTGCAATGAGATCCCTCGGGGTCACACCTCGCGAGGCACAGTCTGCAGGGTTTGATTCTGTAGGTACGTGATTCCATTGTTCAACGTTCATTATATTTAGAATAGTGGACACCCGATTACTCACAAATGTAGTCCACCGAGATGCGCCTCCTCTCAGCCATGCGAGCACGATCGTGGAGTCTGTCCAGCCAAACAAATGCTCTTTGGGTATCTCCATAACCTGCGATACTTCCCATATGAGTTTGGTCGCCAAGGTAGCACCGCACAACTCCAGCCTCGGGATCGTGATTTCCTTCTCTATTGGGGCCACTTTGGTTTTTGCCGTTACCAGGTGAACATGAACATTGTTTGATTCATCGGTGACTCGTATGTAGACAGCAGCTGCGAAGGCTGATTTGGAAGCATCTGAAAACACGTGTAATTCCTGTTTAGAACCTGGTGTAGCGTTAAACCATCTTGGTATTTTCAGTTCCCTCAAATCTGCCAAGCTACTTCTATACTCCAACCACTCACTCAGGATGTCCTCAGGTAAGCTTTGATCCCACAATAGTCCTGATTTCCACAGTGTTTGTATAAATTTCTTGGCGTTAACAACGACTGGAGCAATCCAGCCCTCTGGGTCGTAAAGCTTTGCTACATCAGCTAACACTTTTCTTTTGGTAATCGGTTCCTTGGGATCTGGTAACTCCACTGTGTACACAAAATTGTCTGTTATTCTGCACCAACTCACTCCAAGGACCTTGATGGTCTTGTTCAATTTAATAGGTGTTACTTGCTTACCATTTTGCTcatttttatcttgtattttctCTACTATGTTTTCACAGTTACTATTCCATTTTTGAAGTTTGAATCCACCCAATTTCATTAACCTATTCATCTCATCGTATATTTGTAATGCCTCACTTTCTGTGTTTGCTCCAGTAATTAGATCGTCCATATAATAATCTGTCTTAGTTAATTTGGCTGCTAGCGGATACCTATCTTCCTCTAACTTGGCTAGGCTCTGTAAAGCTTTGACTGCCAGATACGGCGCGCATGCAGTACCAAACGTCAGGCGTAATAACTTGAAGTGTTGGATGGGTTCATTTGAAGTGAATCGCCATACAATTCTCTGAAAATCTGTATGCTCGTCCGCTACACAGATCATTCTATACATTTTGACGATATCCGCGATAAGACATATCTTATGGTTTCTCCATCTCATCAGAATATGTCTTAAATCTTGTTGCAATTTGGGACCAACAAGTAGGTCATCGTTGAGTGATACATTGTTGTCTCCTTTACTCGATGCGTTAAACACGATTCGTAGTTTTGTAGTCTCCTTATCTTCTCTTATCACGGCATGGTGAGGAAGATACACTGCCTTGTTATTCTCCAACTCATGTTCGTAAACCGGTCTCATATGATTTAAAGTCAAATACTCCTGAAACACTTTGTTGTATTCTTCTCTCAGCTTAGGATCTCTCGATAATTTTCTCTCTAATGACTCCAATCTTTTGATAGCAATCTCTTCAGAATGACCATATTTACTTTTAGGATCATCCGTTGCAAATGGCAATCTCACAACAAATCTTCCTTCCTCATCTCTCACTGTTGTTGCTTCAAATATCTTTTCACATAACTTTTCGCTCTCTGTCATTTCCTTTTGTATTGTATTAGGCTCATTCTCCATTTCCCAGAACTTCTTCAATAAGTCATCCTCCTCAATATGTATGTGCATGCTCGTAAAATTAGCTTGTGATGACTCACCGGGCTCTGGTGTCACTTTCCCTGATATTATCCATCCGAATACTGTGTTTTGCGCCATCAGGCTCCCTTCAGTCTGCTTGATTACTCCTTCCAGTATTATTTCACTATAAACGTCTGCTCCAAGTAAGACCTCTATCTTCCCTGGCGTTGCATAGGTGGGGTCAGCCAATGGTAGGTTATCAATATCTGACCACGATGGTGTGCTGAGTTGTGTAGCTGGAAGCAAAGATGTTAAGGAATGCAACACATATGCATTTACTTGGATAACACGTTGTGGATTATGGCGTGACACAAGGTGAAGTGAAACTGAGTGTTTAATTCTAAAAGAACCATCCCCCAACCCTGACACCCAACCACTTACAGGTTTACGTGATAAACCGAGTAACTGTACTGTGGCCTCAGTCACAAAAGAAGCCTGAGACCCCTGATCAAGTAAAGCTCTTACAGTATGTTTACAATTAGTTGAACTAAATACCTTAACTCTAGCCGTTGCTAACAGGACACAGGTTGGCTGAAGTTTGCCTCTAGAAAATGCTGTAGTAATATGGGTACCACCTGATGATGTACTCGTTCTCTCACGTTGGTAATCTCTAGATGTCACTGTGGCTCCATCTCTCTCGTTCGCTGCAGTAGTTTGCTGATTTGAATCTCTGTTCTCTCTCTCATAATGTAGGGTAGTATGGTGACGACGTCCACATCTCTTGCAGCTCGTTGGAAGACGACACTTCGCGACGGAATGTGTAGGTGATAAACAATTGAAGCATAGCTTGTTACTTTGCACAAAATCTTGTCTTTTGTTGGGTGTTAACAATCCATATTCTTTGCACTGATTAAGGAAATGGTTTTCTTGACACATTTTACATTTGTTCTCAATAGAAGCATGAAAAGCTTTAGGCTTAGCAGCTGGTGTGGTGCGTGCTGGTGTGGTGCGTGTCACATTTGTATCAATCATCTCTAAAGACCTGAATCTGCTCTCTAAATATTCTCGTAATTGTTCCCAGGTCGGTAGCTCATCACTGTTTACGGAATTCATATGTTGTTCCCACTGTTTGATTGATTCAGTGTCTAGCTTTGACACGACTAAAAACACTATAATCGCATCCCATTCACTCGTGCTAACACCTATGTTATCCAACGACTTCAAACATGTTGATGTAGTATCCAGCAATTGTTTAATCAAATTAGCTGACTCATTATTCAGTTTTTTCACTGAAAATAAATTTCTCAACACTGCATTACTTATGTATCTCTTATTGTTATAGCGTCTCATCAGCTGTTTCCAAGCTTCCTCGTAGTTCGCATCTGTAGTAGAAAAGTTACTCAATAGGTTTTGTGCTTCACCCGATAAATTACTCTTCAAATAATGAAGTTTTTCTACTGGCGTAATATGTTTATTTTGATGTATTAATGATGAGAACATGTCAAAAAATGTTTGCCACTCTTCATACTTTCCACTAAATGTCGGTAATGTAATACGAGGTAGTTTTAAGTCGCATTGACCAAGATTTTGGGTAACCACTGGTGTTGTCGTTGTTTTCTGTGTAGACGTTAGTAATGATTGTAGATTCTCTCGCAACAACGCCTTATACTGAATGTATAGTTCCTcgaaattttcatatttatctTCAATGAAGTACGGGTGGTTGCGGTCCGTCAAAGTTTCGGACACTATTGCCTTATGACCTTCCTTGAAGCTATAGTATAAACTCTCTAGCGATTCCAGTCTAGCTTCCAAATATGGTCTTTTTAACCTATCTCTAGGTGATTTCTTGAAATTTGTTTCCGCTTTCACCAAATTGTTTTTGCACTCATCTTGTAATGCGAACAACACTTTTAGTTTTCCAGAGTCTTTCGCCATCTTGAAATTGCAACAACCAAACGTAGGAGGTTATAGTTCACTGTGAATTGCAATGCTCGCTCAATATTGTAATTGCCAAGTTCACAACACATTAGAAACCCAGTTTGTATAGTAATCGTTCGTATTGTAGATAATTCGCACTGATAACTGAACTTGCAAAAACCGGCAGCCGAGAGTTCTTTGCATTCCAATGCACACCACATGCGCAGTTTATTGTTCACATAAATTGTTCACTCAAAAACTCGGCCCACCGCTCGAAACACACTTTTTCTTGTAGTTCTGCTCGTATCCAGCTCGATTTGGACCAAATGTTAATGTGATAACGCCTAAGTgtgtttttattagattttcgAATTAGAGCAAATAAAAAAGGACTGTATTTCAATGAATGTTTTAATGGCGACAAGCATAGATTAAAGAGCTACCACAGACatctctttttttctttttttttgccaaAGATAATAATAGCATGAAcagtacgtcatcaagcatttcgtctaagacgtcttgcagacactccaagcaccattttgattacatttttcgttgtttgaatacgcttcagacatttttgtattatttaaaacgtgatttgtgattgatggatttctcagttttttacaagtgtcaaaaagacattttaaagacaatagattgcaatagatatttaaaaatacaataaaaagtaaaaaagtctccatcgccatcgccaacaagtgatgtgcatgcgttacgataattagtggtgtgtttaacagattgtcgataaaataaaatactcaagattaaaaaaaaaatttttcgggcattatttttttacggatttgtgttcagtatcagtaatatagtaacctctgtaaatatggcaagaatgcaaagtaacaccctgtatataaaagaaagtcgtgttagttactccacttataactcaagaacggctgaaccgatttagctgaaaattgtcagggaggtagtttagagccaggagaaggacataggatactttttatcccgttcgaaatttaaaaaaaagtctgcttatttattgccattaaggcggaacaaagttcgccgggtcagctagttatctATATTTACAAAAGAGAAAGGtaactgattgactgactcacttactcatcacaaaatctcagaaactacaagtgttaGGAGTCTTAAATTATGCATGGGGTTTTTTTtggaacgtaggtgctcactaagacgggattttgcaaaaatcaacccctaagggggttaaacgggatccacacgtacgaagtcgcgggcggccgctagtgtaccTATACCTACTCATCTAAAATGATTGAAAAAGTGTCTGTCAATAGTGACTGTATCATTCCTCTCATTATCATTGTAGAGTACTGTTTTAGGGTTGACAAAGTTGTTGTTCTGCAGTGGATAAATCACCTGATGGTGTCAAAATCCGTCGTCGACCAATGACGTAGTATGTTGGACACATGCCTGTGTCAATAGGGCAGCTATACGACGCGTGATTCAAGCAGTGTCGTCGTTCGCACCCAATTGATTACGTCATTGATTCGCTCCTGTCTCGTTAAGGCTGCCGTGGCATTTGTGACGTGCTAGGTCGAGGTTAAAGATGGGTTTAGGAAATGATTGTTATATTGAAGACATATTACACTAAGCTTATTCACAAGCAATAAAAACAGTGTTATTTGGTGGCTTGGTGTACTGGtacgaaacggactactatgccgagaggttgcgggttcgattcccgcacagtacaaacactTGTTTGTTTTCTACGTATGTTATgtttttaccaaaaaaaaaaagtatttaagtgtgTTCAttaatatccgttgtctagtactaCTACAAGCTTTGCTAAGTTTGGGACTATAAGAACAGTGTAAACTGTCcaaaggtattttttatttatatttacgaGCAGCCACATCCAAATCGATCTAGCAGCCGTAAATCCACACAGAATTGAATGGCtttgttttcgttttcgtttgaTTTCAAACCGAATTCAAATAATAAACCGTGTGTGGTGAAACCAACCGCGAGCTGGAAATAACCGACTCTATTTGTGGATACTCGAAAAAATAACAGTCCATTTTTATGGCACTTTGAtgtggaaataaaaatatccatGGCTTATTATTGCCTTTTGTGAGAGAACTGTGCGTGTAAAAAGCTTATTTTTACCAATCAGTTGTATAAAGAAGAAAACACTTTTGTTaggtacaaaattattttactatCGAATACTAGGACCTTTGAAACTTTTTGTCCCTGATAAgctaggtaggttaggttaggctTGTAAAAAGCTTTAAGCTCAATTaccattaattacattaatacaACTTATGGAAAATACGGAAGTCTGTATTGTAACCAACCATCattataaatgaaatgaaatcattTACTTCATAATTGTATCATAGACAATGCATAAATAATGTTTTCcgcaaataaaattacatagagttaatcaaattattttagaaCTGCTTGGCAAAGTTCCAGGAAAAATCGGTAAATGAAATAAAGACTCAATTAAATGAAATCGCAGGTCTGATTTGATATTGTATAACAACCGAACCCAAACTTTTAAAAGACTCGaagaacaattttattaatcatcATTCACGGCAGAACGACAGCAATTTGAGCCAAGATGTTGGAAATATAACATAAATACATACAGTAGCATTACGTATAAACAAAAGTACGTAAGACTAAGGCtgtgagttgcaccaacttacttcaATCGTTACTACGTAAAATAACGATCGGTGTTTTGTATATgtaagtttgacagatttttgacgtttgttaaagttaaagtaagatggtgcaactcagcctaaaaagtTCTGATGTAAAATAACCTTTAAGTTCCGTCGTGTACGATGTCAAAACGTTATACATGCTTGAAGGATAAGCTAGTTTAGCATGGGCTTTGATTCTTGGAGAAGTATTAGTTGTTGAGTAATTTTTAGAATCACGATAATTTTGATAACTATTTAAGCAGCCTTTAGTTATGTTAGGTAGGATTACTCTACCCTTTAGATGTACTATCTTAAAGTAGCAGAAAAAGACTTCTTGCCGAAAGACTGGTTTCCACCCATACAAAGTCTTCTGCGTCTACTTCTGTTACATCGAAAAACGTTTTAACTTTTGCAAGCGTCCATTTTTCCCCCGTTAATTTGATGTCGAGCTTAAACCGGTAATATCGGTCTGGTAATAACTGGAATCAACCGGATTAACAACTCGCAATATCTGTTAACCGACAGCGCCACCTAGCGCACTGGTGGCACTCTTTATTGGTGGTTGAAGTGCTTGCACGGGCGATAATAACCACGTGTGCCTTGTACGTCTCATTTCGACCGGATCTAGCTGGATTAAACTAGTTCCGAGCAGAAACAAGCTGTTAAGagatttaaaatttcataatgCTTTTGTGGAAATCCGGATTAAAATCTAGTTATGCTTTAGCTTTGGGATAATTTCGTGGTAAGTATTTTAGACAATTGTGTTTTATGCTTGATATAGCTATGACTTGCATATCGCAAGTCATTTTCTATCAAATTTCTATCAATTCTTAGAAGAAATCTAGGTCTATTTTATGCTTAGAAATATGAAATAGATACACTttgtatttatttcttatttctaagcataaaatattatgtatacctATCATGCTCATACAtactataagattttaaactttcgcattccatttcaactaaaatagtaagacacgggtcttaatgcGACGTTTATTCAAGACTACTCTATAACTAcagcagaaattgaaatacaAACGAGACAAAGCATCTCAACTCCCTTCAAATATCTGAATTGAAGGCCAAAACCTGCCAATCTTGCTAAAATCTAGTCCAATCGTCACAAAACATAATTCTAGCTTTAGTCATTCGAGAAAGATTCAAATCACAGGCTTAATTCGATATATTCGGATAGAATCGAGCTTAGTGCGTCGTTTTAGAATCCGAAGCTTTTGTAATAATCGTGAAAAAATGCAGTAGTGTCTATTCGCAGAAAGCCATCAGCGCAGAAGCCGACCTA
This window of the Ostrinia nubilalis chromosome 9, ilOstNubi1.1, whole genome shotgun sequence genome carries:
- the LOC135074871 gene encoding uncharacterized protein LOC135074871; its protein translation is MAKDSGKLKVLFALQDECKNNLVKAETNFKKSPRDRLKRPYLEARLESLESLYYSFKEGHKAIVSETLTDRNHPYFIEDKYENFEELYIHDELPTWEQLREYLESRFRSLEMIDTNVTRTTPARTTPAAKPKAFHASIENKCKMCQENHFLNQCKEYGLLTPNKRQDFVQSNKLCFNCLSPTHSVAKCRLPTSCKRCGRRHHTTLHYERENRDSNQQTTAANERDGATVTSRDYQPTQLSTPSWSDIDNLPLADPTYATPGKIEVLLGADVYSEIILEGVIKQTEGSLMAQNTVFGWIISGKVTPEPGESSQANFTSMHIHIEEDDLLKKFWEMENEPNTIQKEMTESEKLCEKIFEATTVRDEEGRFVVRLPFATDDPKSKYGHSEEIAIKRLESLERKLSRDPKLREEYNKVFQEYLTLNHMRPVYEHELENNKAVYLPHHAVIREDKETTKLRIVFNASSKGDNNVSLNDDLLVGPKLQQDLRHILMRWRNHKICLIADIVKMYRMICVADEHTDFQRIVWRFTSNEPIQHFKLLRLTFGTACAPYLAVKALQSLAKLEEDRYPLAAKLTKTDYYMDDLITGANTESEALQIYDEMNRLMKLGGFKLQKWNSNCENIVEKIQDKNEQNGKQVTPIKLNKTIKVLGVSWCRITDNFVYTVELPDPKEPITKRKVLADVAKLYDPEGWIAPVVVNAKKFIQTLWKSGLLWDQSLPEDILSEWLEYRSSLADLRELKIPRWFNATPGSKQELHVFSDASKSAFAAAVYIRVTDESNNVHVHLVTAKTKVAPIEKEITIPRLELCGATLATKLIWEVSQVMEIPKEHLFGWTDSTIVLAWLRGGASRWTTFVSNRVSTILNIMNVEQWNHVPTESNPADCASRGVTPRDLIAHPLWWQGPQWLSKSKLETNTTSVEDTHEEEKVKALTVSTNIEEDFIWSRFSSLSRLLKVLSYCRRVKIPRDERLNLPKFITVDELRETLLICVKQVQQIEFESEIKHLKAKGCVPKKSPLRTLCPFLDEKGILRVSGRISHSDIYIKEEHSIDGSSSRVKIKTE